Sequence from the Pararhizobium gei genome:
CGGATTTGGCAGATTGCGTTGCGGCCTCAGCCAGCGCGAGCGCCGCAACCCCGTCATGCAGCGTCACCGGAATAGCGGCACCATCCAGAATGGCAGCGACAAAAGCGTCCCACTCCGCCGCATAGGCGCGCATATACCGCTCCAGGAAAAAGAATTCCGGCTTGGCGCTTGTGACCCCCTGTTTCGTCGCCTTGGACACCGTGTTTTCAAGCACGTTACCGGCAGACAAAAGGCCCTCCGAGCCCAAAAGCTCGACCCGCTGGTCGTAGCCGTAGACGGCGCGGCGGCTGTTCTTGATGACGGCGATGCGACCATCGGCATAGGTAAGCGTCACCACCGCTGTGTCAACGTCACCTGCCTTGCCGATCTCTGGATCGACGATCGAGGTGCCCGCGGCATGGACCGTCGTCGGCGCATCGCCCATCAGGAAGTTCGCCATGTCGAAATCATGGATCATCATGTCACGAAACAGGCCGCCGGAAACTTTCACATAGGCAACCGGAGGCGGCGCCGGATCGAAAGAAGTGATTGACAGCAGTTCCGGCTTGCCGACTTCGCCAGCGACGACGGATGCCTTGATGGCGGAGAAATTGGGGTCGAAGCGGCGATTGAAACCGATCATGACAGGCACGCCTGTTTTTGAAACCGCGTCAAGGCACGCTTGAGCGCGCTGCAGCGACAGATCGACCGGCTTTTCGCACAGCACGGCCTTGCCGGCAGCAGTCGCCTTTTCGATCAGATCGGAATGGGTATCGGTCGATGTGGCAATCAGCACCGCATTGATCGACGCATCGGCCAAGATAGCTTCAGAACTGGTGGCATTGGCACCGTAGGCACCCGCCAGGGAACGCGCCGCGTCCTCGTTGACATCCGACACGGCAACCAGCTGGCTGCGGGCGTGGCCGGCAATATTGATGGCATGCACGCGACCGATACGGCCGGCGCCGAGCAATCCGACTTTCAACACTGTAGATCCTCCAAAAAGGGCAGTTCCCGACTGCCCTAGCAGGGACCATCGCAATTTTTGCTCACGGGAGCAAGAACAATTTGCTCACGGGAGCAAATTTATTTTCAACGACAGCGAAATCCGCTAAAAGGGTATGAATCGATCAACCAGGATCATGTTGCGACGAAGCGCGCAGCGGTTCTTCGGTGGAAAAGATTTGAAAAACAAAAACTTAAGGTGCGATCAGTCGATTCGAAAAATCGCGACGCGTTTTAGTGGTCATGGAGGTTGAAATGCCGGACGACAAAAAGGCACCCTATATGGCCAATATCACTGCCGACGATGTAGCAGATGAGGCCGGTGTCTCCCGTTGGACGGTTAACCGTGCGTTCCGCAAGGATGCTTCCATTTCGCCGAAGAGCTTGGAAAAGGTGCGCGCCGCAGCAGAGCGTCTGGGTTACGTACCGGACTTGCGCGCCGCAAGCTTGGCGTCGGACCGCTCAAACCTGGTCGCATTGCTTATTGACGACTTTGCAAACCCCCACAAGCTGGTGATGATGGAACGTCTGACCCGAATTCTCCGGCGCGAAGGCTGGGACATCCTGCTCGTCAATACGCTTGACCGTGCCGATGTCGGCCATGCGCTGCTGAACGCCGGCCAACGGCGCGTCGATGCTGTGATCCTGATCGGTGCCCAGTTCGATGACGATGTGCTCGAAGCAGCACTGCATGCGCGCAGATTTCGTAAACTGATCATTTTCGCCCGCAGTTCGCGCAATCCAAACACGATTTCAATCGCAGTCGATGACATTGAGGCGATGAATAAGATCGCCAACTATGTGAACGAGCGCGGATACCGCCGACCGATGTTCGTTGCCGGGCCGCGCACTTCATCGGCTCACCTGCTGCGCAAGGAGACTTTTGTTGAATATTGGCGTCAGCACTTTGGCAGCGCTCCGGAGACCGTCCAAGTCTCGGCCTATGACCCGGCCCTCGCCTCGGACGTCGTGGAAAACGCGCTCTCTGGTCGAAATCCATCGATGTTGCCCGATATTCTCGTCTGCGAAAATGATTCGCTTGCGATCGGCGCCACCGATGTTATCCGCCACAAACTTGGCTTGCGTATTCCGGAGGACATTGCCATCACCGGATTCGATGATGTGCCCCAGGCGGGCAACCCGAACTACAACCTTACCACCTATCGACAGCCGCTCACCGAAATGGTCGAATATCTTGTCAGAGTTTTGGCTAATCCGGATCAGACCAATCTCGATCGCCTATTCACAGGCGAACTGGTCTCAAGACGTAGTGCCTAGCGAAATCATGGTTTCAGGGACATTACTGCGGGCACACTGGATACCAAATCTCTGGGGCGGACGTCGGCACAGCCAAGAAATGCCGGACTTGGATAACCATCCAATGACTCCGCTTAACCCTCTGAAGGTCAAGGATATAAAAGGAAATGGTGCCCAGAAGAGGACTCGAACCTCCACACCCTTTCGAGTACCAGCACCTGAAGCTGGCGCGTCTACCAATTCCGCCATCTGGGCAACGGGGCGGGATGTAAGGGGCTGACGCATTTGTGTCAACAGGGTTTTTCAAGTTTTCTCGAAATCCGCTCGGAAACCTTTGAATAAACACAAATTTTCTCGTTTGCGGATCACCGCGGCGTGGCGAACCTCGTAGTGCCCGCCATAATAAGCGGTGGCGGCTTTTTTGGCGCGCCCGGCATGCCGCGCCTTTGAGGCCTGAATCTATTCTTGCGCCGCTTGGAAAAGCCCATGGGATGCGAAAATTGACAATCATCCGATAAAAGACACGAATAAAACAAAATTTCCATGCGTCATTTCCGTTAGGGACACAAAGGAAGACCCCTTTTGGGAGAAGTGAGGAAACAAATGGCGGGATTTCGTAATTTCGTTGTTGGCTGCGTGCTCGGCGCGGCTTCCATCCTGTCGCCGGCCGCACCGGCGCTGGCCGTGCCGCTTGCAACGCCGCACACGGTCTCGGTCGAAAAAGATGTTCAAACTGTAGAGCACCGACGCAGTCATTATCGCCGTCACTGGCGGAACGATCGTTGGCGGGGCGATGGTTGGCGTCACCACCGGCGCTACTACCGACCCGGCGTGAATGTCTATATCGCGCCGCGCCCGGTTTATCGCGACCGTTACATACGCAGGGGCTCCAGCGGCCATGTCAACTGGTGTCTATCGCGCTATCGTTCCTATAACCCGGCAACCAATCTGTTCCTGGCCTATGGCGG
This genomic interval carries:
- the iolG gene encoding inositol 2-dehydrogenase, which codes for MLKVGLLGAGRIGRVHAINIAGHARSQLVAVSDVNEDAARSLAGAYGANATSSEAILADASINAVLIATSTDTHSDLIEKATAAGKAVLCEKPVDLSLQRAQACLDAVSKTGVPVMIGFNRRFDPNFSAIKASVVAGEVGKPELLSITSFDPAPPPVAYVKVSGGLFRDMMIHDFDMANFLMGDAPTTVHAAGTSIVDPEIGKAGDVDTAVVTLTYADGRIAVIKNSRRAVYGYDQRVELLGSEGLLSAGNVLENTVSKATKQGVTSAKPEFFFLERYMRAYAAEWDAFVAAILDGAAIPVTLHDGVAALALAEAATQSAKSGQPVVLAR
- a CDS encoding LacI family DNA-binding transcriptional regulator, with translation MPDDKKAPYMANITADDVADEAGVSRWTVNRAFRKDASISPKSLEKVRAAAERLGYVPDLRAASLASDRSNLVALLIDDFANPHKLVMMERLTRILRREGWDILLVNTLDRADVGHALLNAGQRRVDAVILIGAQFDDDVLEAALHARRFRKLIIFARSSRNPNTISIAVDDIEAMNKIANYVNERGYRRPMFVAGPRTSSAHLLRKETFVEYWRQHFGSAPETVQVSAYDPALASDVVENALSGRNPSMLPDILVCENDSLAIGATDVIRHKLGLRIPEDIAITGFDDVPQAGNPNYNLTTYRQPLTEMVEYLVRVLANPDQTNLDRLFTGELVSRRSA
- a CDS encoding BA14K family protein → MAGFRNFVVGCVLGAASILSPAAPALAVPLATPHTVSVEKDVQTVEHRRSHYRRHWRNDRWRGDGWRHHRRYYRPGVNVYIAPRPVYRDRYIRRGSSGHVNWCLSRYRSYNPATNLFLAYGGVYKTCYSPYR